GTCCATATCCACTTCAACAAGGCAAACAAAAGACGTAATCAAGCATAGTATTATTAAATACTTTGAACGTCGAAAAATGGATGATTTTATTAGGACAGAGCGAAATAGGTAGGTTTAAAAAGCTAAGAGTTCAATCTTTTGGCTTGTCTATGTATATAGATTAGAATTACCGAAGGGTTTCCATTTTTGGAGTTGAAATAAGAAAAGCACGCTCTTATGCATGCTTTCATCAATGCTACTATTCCTTTTCTATCTCTTTATTCTAGCATGTCCGCAACGAACACATTTGTTGGAATAGTAGTCCATCCGGTTGTATCCGGATAGTTTGCACATCCATTTCCCCCACAACTTTGCCATATGATACCCCTTCCCAGAATAAAAATTGTGCGAAAATAGTTGTTTGAATAGTGACACTTCAATTATACACCTTGTACATATAAATACCTATATAATTTAAAAAATTTAACCGAAAAGTTTCGACTGCGCAATTCGACCTAAAATGACATAGAGGCAGATGCTTGTTAGCTTCAATGATGCTTAGTTTTATATCACCAATTGTTCCGGCAATCAGCACTTTCATTTGACTGAACAGACTTGTGGATAGCTTTGACGGTTCCTGAGGAGACGTGTAGTTAAGACCTTTAGATTTTAAAATAGATTTAGAAAGAAGAGCTTCGTCTTTTGAAATCAGCTCGTTTTCCTTGTTGTCAAGCGGTTTGTTGTCATTGTCCCGTTCGTTCATTTTCCCCTGGTCATCGAAGGGTAAAATGATGTAGATGTTGGCTCCTAGTCCGCTCATTACTGGGCGGATAAAGTGGACCTTTTCGATGGCACGTCTTATAGTTACGTTTGATTTCCCTGTAGCATCTTCGATTGTTCCATGCTTCAAATGTGCTGCCCCGTATTTCACCGAATAGCGGCGGATGACGTCGAGCACTTGGCGATCAGATTTCGTTAGTTCGTCCCAGTGAAGTAAAAGATGCTGTTCGGCTGCTGCGTCCATTTCTGTGACTGTGGCGAAGCGTGAGTATTGTTTTAGATAATGTGCCATTTATAATTCCCCCTTTATCCTCTATATAGATGGGAGAGGTCAAAAGGGATACTGCAAGTAAAAATTAATATTAATTGAACAACCATCCTTCCCACGAAACAGTCGTGAGAAGGAATGGTTGTTTTTGTCTGTTTACGAGAAATGAAAATAAGGCATTTTCTGCAGTTTTAACGAGTTTATTAGCAAAAAAAGGTGGTTTTTGCCTTGAAAGTTGAAGAATGGCCAGGGAGAATGAATTTTCTCGTTCGGTGAACAATTCAATTGGTCGATACGATGAAATCACCCGGGAATAAAAGGAATCATGCATGATCAGAAAGAGTTCTCCATGCAGGAATTTGAAGATGTCTTAGCGCAATATGAACCAATGATTTCACACTCGATTCGAAAGTTGAATATTTACCGCGACCATGAACAATACAGGCAAGTCGGCAGAATCGCGTTATGGCAGGCTTGGAAACGGTTTGATACGGAAAAAGGGGATTTTACGCCATTTGCATACCGGAGTATCCGAGGTGCGATGCTGGACGAGTTGAAACGTGAGGCACGTTACGAAGAACGCTTCCTGCCGGCCGTCAATGAAGTCATCATTGATCATCTAGGGGCGGAGGTAGAGGAGGCGTATCATTTGCTCCATGACGCAATTGGCCAACTGGATCCTCGTGAAAAAGCGTTTATCCAATGGTCTTTTGTCGAACAATACAGCTTGGCAGAGTGCGCAGAACTAGCGGGAATTTCAGTTGCGGGCGTGAAGAAGAGAAGGGAAAGGATGATGAGGAAGCTAAAGAAGATGATGAAAGCGGCGAGTCAATAACGAGTGTGTGGAGAGAAGTGGACTACGGGGCTATGTCGTAGTTCACTTTTTTATGACAGTCTTTGATAGAAAACGAGGGTTTTCGCTAGAAATCAACAAAAATCCCATAATTTGTAGACTATTAATAAATTTCATTATATACTAAATATGGTGTGAATAGGGAGTATTTAACTATGGCTGAAATAGGGTGAAAAAGACTAGGGGAACTCCATATACACTGGATGGTAACGCTTACAATCATGCTGTTTGCGAGATGGTTTGAGTGCATTAGAGGAGGTGAGTGAAGTGTGATCCAATTATTCCATGGAAATCCCCAGGTGCGACAAGTCCGGCAAGACATTCACCTGAGGAACCGTGTTGGAGTAAACCAACCTATCGTTAGTATACTCCTTCTTACGTTAAACCGTAAACGTTAAATAACAAGGGGGAGTCAAAGATGAGAAAAAATTACTCAGTTTTCATGAATCGAAACACGATTGCTTATGTTAGCGCTTTCAATGAGGTGGGGAAACTCGTGACAGACATCTACACCACCAAAGGGATTTATCGGGTTGATATTGAACCCATCAAGCTGATAGATAAAGTATTCAAAAATTACGGTTCCAGCTATACTGGGGCGAAAGAAGGTTCAAAATGGATCTTGGGCGACATTGACATGCCGCCGTTAGTCATCGGTGGGGCGGAAGGATTGTACTTGTTTCCTAGCGAGTCACCATCAAGCCCAACGTGCAAGTGGTTCTTCCTACATCATATCGTTCATCATAAGGCGATCGAAAAGAAAAAAACCGCGGTGTATATGACTGGTGAGCTTGTGTTGACGGCGGATATAAGCAAGTCTTCCTTTGAAAGCAGATTGACGCACGCAACGTTGTTGAAAGTCCGGATGGAAGGACAGAATCTGGACTATCGCACGTTTGATATGAGCGTGAACTATCAAATGGTGCAAGAATTCAAGGTCGATGCTTATAAGGTGAATAGGCATTCTTAAATAGATGCTGTATAGATGCGGTGTGAAATTTTATTTAGAATCAGGATGACCAGCATTATCTCAAGGAACATAGTTATGGGGGAAGTGTGATAAGGGGGAAGTCATTAGCTTGAAGTTGTGGATGGAAGGTTAATTGATTTGAAATAGAAGGAAAGAGCCGCTCTTTACGTTAATCGGCTCTTTCCTTCTACTGCTGTGCTTCTTTTATTAGATGTCCTACTTAATTGTCTTCTTTAATCACTAAATTTGCCAAGCCGTTCTCTTCGAATTCCTTTTCGTATCGCTCTTCGATTTCAAGCAATCTGAGGAAACGGTCATCCAGCGTGTCAAATGTTCCCCCTTCTTGATCAAAATCTCTCTTGGCTAGGTTACCGGACAGTTTCTCCCAGAATATGTAGTCATCATTGTCATCGATGATTGGATGCAGCTGTTCTTCATACTCTTTTGAGGGATAATAGGCGTTTAACTCGCGGTCATAGGGGACGAGGTCATCGTATCCCATGTCTTTCGCATGCGAGCAAATGTATTGGAACAGCTCATCGTAGTCGGCAAACCGTTCGTCGTCGGGGCGGATTGAATTTGCAGTCCATTCCCCTAAATAGGCAAGGTCCAACAGCGTTTTGAATTGCTTTTTCGTGAAATTGATTTTCATTTGTATAGTCTCCCTCAATTTGCTTTTCAATAATTTTACCATAGGAGGCATTGTGAGGGTTGGAACTCAAAGAATGTGGTCTGCAAAGCAATATCCCTGTCGTTCATTTTCCCCTGGTCATCGAAGGGGAAAATGCTAAAGAGGTTGGCGCCTAGGCCGCTCATTACTGGACGGATGTAGTGGATCTTTCGATAGAGTTGAGTTTGATATTTAAGAATGGCACGTCTGACAGTCACGTTTGATTTCCCCGTAGCCTCTCCAATTGTTATTTCCCTTCCTGTTGGTCAAATAACAATAGTTATCTAAAGCAGCTATCACTACTAGAAGGGGCAATTTATCTTTCTAGGAGTTTTATACAGTGTTTTTGAAAATTCGGAAAAAGTAGGAAGGTATTTCCAAGCTAATAAAGTATATAGTCTATTATGGGTATTTTTGTCATAGATACCTCCGAATATCCCTGCCCTTACCATGAAAAATAGTAGGGTACCAGGTTATTCATACTGGGTCCAACTGCATTATTGGTGAGGAGGTAACTTTATTCAACAGGAGGTGAAGTACAAGCAACAAATTACTTTATTGCGTAAAACTGTTCATTAGGGGGGACGGGCACTAATAACTGGATCGTAAAGGTTCTACACCACCTGGGGGGAAAGAACATCTAAGACATCAAAAGAAAGGAATTCACCAACTTTGAACAAGTATATGAAACAATCATTTTTACGGGTGTGGAAGACCTTAAACCCACACAACTTGTATTACGTTGGAACTTTTGATTTTGTCGTTACGAAAAAGGCGAACGTAAAGTTGCATCGCCAATATAATGGAGCGTATAGCTTATTCGTTTCGGAAAAGGGTGGGAAATATAATGACACTCTTGTTGTAAATCCAAGTACATTTAAAAAAACTGCAGTTGGCTCTACAATCAAATGTGGCGTGATAAAACATCGAGGGTATGATGATTTTGCTGTTGTAACAAGGGAAACGGAAGGATATAAAGCAATCAAGTCACTTGTTTCAGGTTCGCGAATAAAATTAATATTTCTCCTCGTGATCCTAGCATTCATCATTCTTCAATTAAGCTTTTTTCTCAACTTCTTTTTAAGTCTTGTACTTTAGTAGATTAGAAGAAAATGATGTAGGAAAGTCGAGGTTGAATTATGGATAAAAAGAATACGGAAACAAATTTTAAGCCTATTCCTCGTTTCAATGCTGGTTATCACTTCATTGCCAGCAAACGCTACCTTTGCTGCAGTCGATAATGCAGCAATCGAGGCACAAATCATGGAGGAATTGGAAGCTATTTTGGAAACTATTGACGTAACAGACCCCACTGAACAAACAGATGACTCCAACCTCCAAGACTCAACAGACCTCACTGAACAGACAGAAGATCCACTACTCCAAGAAACTACAGAACCCGACAACATCACTGAATACCAGGACTTAAATAAGTCACCTGAAATCAACACAGATGAAGAGATAGAAGCGTATAAAAATTGGAAACAAAGCTTACGTATTATCCCTCGTGCGTTGGCGTCCGGAACAAACTTTACAGCATTCCGGTTGTCCCTCTATCAACTGTTCATCCTAAAACCAAGCTTCAACTTATGTCCTCGCATTGTGTTAAATATTAGCCTAAGCCCACCGATGAGAGTATGGAAATAGTGAATCCTTTTGTGATCCTCAGTTTATTGAGATTACGGATGACGCATTGTACGGTTGCAAGTGACGTCCTTACTCTCTGATATATGCCAACTGGGCAGCATGTCATGCCTCGCCGCTCGTATATCTCCCCTCGCGCTCGTAAATCGGAAACTACGCTCGTATATTCCCGTCCGCGCTCGTAAATCGGAAACTGCGCTCGTATTAAAGCCTGTTCGTTCCGTAATTAAAACAGCCAGCAAAGCACATTTAGCATTTAGAAGGCAAAGTCTTGAAATATCACATACAATCGGCTGTTTGAGAGACTTTAGAACTGATTAATTAGACCGATATAAGGCATAAAGCTTTAAGGGTGGAGGTGTTGCCATGTTTTGTTCGGAGTGCGGGTTTAAAAACGCAAAGGGGGTCAATTTTTGCGGGAGTTGCGGTAAACCGATACAGAAGAAGAGCCATACAGGGTGGATGCTGCTAGTCATTTTTGTCTGTATCTGTGTACTTGGCGGAGTCGGATATGCTTTCCTACAAATCAATAAACAGGAAGCACTGCAAACATCGACGCTTGGGGATGCAAATGAAAAAGACGATCCTGTGGAACAGCCGGTCCGTATCATTGAAAGGGAAGTTACGGAGCGACCTAAAAATAAGCCGGTCGAAAAAGAGAAAACAGAACTTATCGAGGAAACATTGCCGAGGGTATTTACCATTGTGACGACGGATGGTTTCGGTTCAGGTTTTCTGTATGCCAAGGGCGGTTACATTGTCACGAACGCTCATGTCGTATTGGGCTATACTGATGTGAAAGTGAGGAATTCGGTTGGCAGGGAAGCCCCAGGGAAAGTGATCGGGATCTCTGATACATATGATGTCGCACTTATCCGGTCTGATGCGAATAAAGATATCAATCCGCTAAAGACAGAGGTAAATGAAACGAAAGTAGGAACTGAAGTGATCGCTTTAGGCAGCCCGAACGGATTGGAAAACTCCGCTTCAGTCGGTTATTTGACAGGCACAGGTAGAGATATTCGTGATGATTTCTTTTATGAAAAAGCTTATCAGATCGATGTCCAGGTCGAAACTGGCAGCAGCGGCGGACCTTTGATTGACGCAAAGACTGGAAAAGTGATTGGTATCAATTCACTCCTGCTGGAAAAAAACAGGCGTATTGGCTTCTCCATTCCTCTGTACACGATGACGTATTTATTTGATGACTGGATAAAAAGTCCGATGAGTGATCGACAGGTCGCATCCGTTTTTGGTGTGTACGATGACTATGGGACTTCACATTTCTACAATGAGGATTCCTATAATTCTGATGCGAGTGAAGACGATGTTGAGGGTTACGAGGGGGACGTCTACTTTTACGAAGAATGGCTGCAGGATTTCATTCTGGAATTCCGGACGGTTTACGAGGATGCCTTGTCTAACGAGGACCTCTACCAGATCGAGCACTATTTATTGCCAGGCGGCAGTGCACATAAAGAATTTGTGGATTACTTTGCTGAGATTTCCGGTGAAGGCATGCACTTCGACTTTATTGAAAATGTCGTAACAGGGGTAACCATCTATGAGGATTATGCACTTGTTTCCACATACGAAACGTTAAACTTCCGCAATAAATCGGGGAACGAGAAGTATTACGTGAAAGAGAAGAACTATGAAGTGGTTATTCATATGGATGGTACTTATAGAATTAGAGATGTGAATAATAGGTGAAATAAACACGCCCGGCAATTGCTAGATTGCTGGGCGTGTTTTTACTTTTTGAATATTGAAATCAAAAAACTACCACCTATTCCACGAAGTGTCGTGAAGATAGGTGGTTGTCTTTGACAGTGCTGATTCGCCTAAGTAGCCGTTATTCCATTGTGAAAGGATTTGTTCGGGTATGTATTGGCGTTTTGATTGTTTATAGAGCAGCGTCTTGCATAGGGATACTTTTGAGGAGATAGAATTTAAAAGGCACCAATTCAATAAATGCAAGTTTGTATAGATTTGTCGAAAAATATCGAATAAAGTTATTGCTTGTTGATTCTATTCGTTATATCATTGTATCTAAAATTCAGAAAAGGGAGGGTTCAGCGATGATTACTTTTATAGCATCCATTTTATTGTTGATTGTTGGTTATATCGTTTACGGGAAGGTGGTTGAACGAATTTTCGGCATCGATGACAAGAATCCGACGCCTGCCTATACAAGCAACGATGGTCTTGATTATATGCCGATGAGCTGGTGGAAAGCGAGTTTGATTCAGCTTCTGAATATCGCTGGGACCGGCCCGATATTTGGTGCAATCATGGGCGCGCTTTATGGTCCAGTAGCATTTGTATGGATTGTTATCGGTAGTATCTTTGCTGGGGCGGTACATGATTACTTTTCAGGTATGTTGTCGCTTAGACATAATGGAGCACAATTTCCAACACTTGTTGGAAAATACTTAGGTGGCAACATGAAATTCCTTATCACAATCGTCTCGATCGTGTTAATGGTTTTGGTGGCAGCAGCATTTACTGCAGCACCTGCCCAGCTACTGACGGAAATCACACCAATTAACTTTACGACTTGGTTAGTTGTTATTTTCATTTATTTTATACTTGCAGCGGTTCTACCGATTAATAAGATCATCGGAAGAGTGTATCCTATTTTTGGAGCTATCTTAATTT
The sequence above is drawn from the Sporosarcina luteola genome and encodes:
- a CDS encoding sigma-70 family RNA polymerase sigma factor, which codes for MHDQKEFSMQEFEDVLAQYEPMISHSIRKLNIYRDHEQYRQVGRIALWQAWKRFDTEKGDFTPFAYRSIRGAMLDELKREARYEERFLPAVNEVIIDHLGAEVEEAYHLLHDAIGQLDPREKAFIQWSFVEQYSLAECAELAGISVAGVKKRRERMMRKLKKMMKAASQ
- a CDS encoding competence protein ComK: MRKNYSVFMNRNTIAYVSAFNEVGKLVTDIYTTKGIYRVDIEPIKLIDKVFKNYGSSYTGAKEGSKWILGDIDMPPLVIGGAEGLYLFPSESPSSPTCKWFFLHHIVHHKAIEKKKTAVYMTGELVLTADISKSSFESRLTHATLLKVRMEGQNLDYRTFDMSVNYQMVQEFKVDAYKVNRHS
- a CDS encoding trypsin-like peptidase domain-containing protein — encoded protein: MFCSECGFKNAKGVNFCGSCGKPIQKKSHTGWMLLVIFVCICVLGGVGYAFLQINKQEALQTSTLGDANEKDDPVEQPVRIIEREVTERPKNKPVEKEKTELIEETLPRVFTIVTTDGFGSGFLYAKGGYIVTNAHVVLGYTDVKVRNSVGREAPGKVIGISDTYDVALIRSDANKDINPLKTEVNETKVGTEVIALGSPNGLENSASVGYLTGTGRDIRDDFFYEKAYQIDVQVETGSSGGPLIDAKTGKVIGINSLLLEKNRRIGFSIPLYTMTYLFDDWIKSPMSDRQVASVFGVYDDYGTSHFYNEDSYNSDASEDDVEGYEGDVYFYEEWLQDFILEFRTVYEDALSNEDLYQIEHYLLPGGSAHKEFVDYFAEISGEGMHFDFIENVVTGVTIYEDYALVSTYETLNFRNKSGNEKYYVKEKNYEVVIHMDGTYRIRDVNNR